tgccgcTGAGGCCCAGACCTCCCGCCCTGAGGTGGGGACCGGCCAGGATGAGCAAGCCGTCTGGGGAACTGGCCCACAACCTGGAGCACAGCCTGCCGGCCGTGGCCTCCCTAGGCTCGTCACTGTCACAGAGCCAGAGCCTCTCCTCGCACTTCCTCCCGCCACCGCCAGAGAAGCGCCGGGCCATCTCTGACGTCCGGCGTACCTTCTGTCTCTTTGTCACCTTCGACCTGCTCTTCATCTCCCTGCTCTGGATCATTGAGCTGAACGTGAGTAGGGCGGAGGCTGGGGGCGCAGGCTGTGTTGAGGGAGTTGCCTGGGCCTCAGTGACTCCATTTGCTGTATGGGGGTAGCCTGGGGAGGGGGTTGATTTCCAGgtaaaatgaagatgagaaaGTAAGGCAGCAGTTCTCATTTTCCAGAGAAAGAATATGGGGCTCAGAGGGGTTGAATCATTTATCTGAAGTCTCTCAGTAAGTATGTAAAGGAgtcagggtttgaacccagaccCTCCCGCTCCAGAGGTCACACTCTGACCTCTGTGCCAATACTGCCCTCTCGTGGACACTcttgagaaaggaggagagggccCAGAGGGCCTTGGGTGAGCTATTGAATaacttttgtcttctttctgccctctctgtcttcattcattcattcatcagcaaACGTTTTTTGAACccctgctgtgtcccaggcactgtgctaaaagcACAGGGTAGAATGGGGAGCAGCGAGTAAAAACTCCCAGTTCCTAGTGGCGCCAAGCTCTCCATCCCCATTTTGGGCACTCCTCCAGTTTGCCCTCTTGGGTTTGGTGAGATGCCACCTAGCAGTCTGGAGACAGAGCTGCCTGTCAGGGCAGGTCTTGTGCAGTGCTTGGCCAGCTGGCCATGGGGTCTCATCTCTGGGCGCTGACAGGGCACAGCAGGACCTGACACAGAGGCAGGAGCCATGGGAACAGGGCATCCCAGGCTTGGTCCGGTCCCGGCTTCTCCTCTATAGTAATTGAGTCCCACCTCAGCAAGGGACTCAGCCTGTCTGAGCTTTCCCATCGTTCCCCTTTATGCAAAGTGGGGCAGAGTTCTGGATGGCAGGTGCCCTTCCTCCAGGTCTCAAGCTCAGGTGTCAGGAAAACAATGACTCTGTTGCTGAAAATGAGTTTGGAGAAGGGGCCAGTTTAGGGTTGCAGAGGATAAGTTGGATTGTGGGCATGTcgagctggaggggagggcagggctctgtggGTGACTGTCCTTTGTGCACAGAGATGAACTGGCACCTTCAGTGAGTGGAGCCACAATCACGGAGGACCTTAGGGACCATTTAACTGATGAAAGAACTGAGGCCCAACAAGGTTTGGGGCCATTTGAAGAGCTTCCGAGGTCTtaggctttctttcttttgaaggtTCCATCCAGCATCAGAAAGCAGGCACTAAAATTCATCCCCATCcttcattcaatatatattttcttgccGGAAAAGAGCTgaaaatttttgataattttacttttgaaattctCTGACTGTATTGGTTGTAATAGCTCAGCTGTCATCATGTAGACTTGCGAATTCTTGCAAACTGAGAAAAATCTAACCTCCAAATTGTTTTCAAACATGATGAAAAGTTTCAGAATGCCAGATAACAGTATTAGCAGAATTAGCATAATGTTTAACTTGGTAgattaactaaaattttattaatttccaattttgtcactttatttttgtatttaggagcatatatatttttagttttctaacaGACTGTGCGTTGCCCAGTGGATACAAGACCCTCGCAAGGTCTTGCAGCCAGAGCTTGGCAAAGGAGGGGCTGGCGCTGTCCTGAGTCCTGACACAATCGGTGCAAGCGGGTACCCAGGCAGAGAAAGAGttctctgaaaagagaaaaagatggagaacAGAGCTTTGTTAGGggtgggagaggctgtggagcCCAAAAGGGCAGTCTGAGGAATAagaggagggccaggctggggtggggtggggtgtcagGCCAAGGGCAGGGGGGCGTTTGACTCCAGGGGACTCAGAGTGGTCCTAAGGTAGAAGCACGTGGTGATGTGTCAGAGGCTCGAGTGTCAGTGAGGAGATGTCCAGACTGCTGGCTCCTGCCctgagcatcagaatcacccgggAGCTTTATAACGATTCCAGATGCTCAGCTCACCTTGAGATTCAGACCCAGTGGTCTGAACAGCTGTGTCTTTAACAAGttccccccaccgccccctccccaatTTGGATCATCTGCCAGGGATTAGAAGCCCCAGTCTAGGAGGTTATGAAGGGTCTTCCCCTCAGGACTCCTGGGCTCCATTCCCCTTGTGTCCCTGATTCTCCGGGGGCTGGTGCCCCCACCTGCAGAGGCATAGGCCTGCCAGCCCACTCCTACTGAGGCATCAAGCTGCAGTCTAGTTCTCGGTGTCCATCCAGACCCTCACTCCCCAGCCAGGGACTCGGGGATCCCATTGAAAATATGTGGTTGGCTGGGGCAGAGGCAAGGACCAGTCTGCTCACTCTCCACTCCCTCGTCTCTAGCAGCGTGATGGATTTTGCCCATTAAGCACAAACCTAATCAATTGATTTGCCACCTGGGGCTCCGTCTGactgcccactgcccacccccgGCCCCATCACCCCAGATGGATGGTTGGCTGGGAAGATGGAGCACCGCAGTGGTGGGAGGGAGATAAAATTATGTGAGAGGCAAGCTCCCAGCCCCCTGTCTGCCAGCCCTACCTACCTGCATGGGGCGTCTTGCCTCCCCTGCACAGCCCCAAGGCCCTCCACGCTTATCCCTTTCTGGGCACTGGGCCCATGAGTGTCAGAGTCTCTACTCAGTCCTGCCTGTCTGGGCTGCCTGGATCCTTAGAGGAACATTATGAGTGCTGGGGGTCTCAGGCCTCTGGCTGcccacccccctctcccccaccatgcCTCCGGAGCCTCCTTGGGTGGTAGCTTAGCATTTACAGCCTCTCCTCCAGGTTCCACCCTGccgctgccccctcctctccagcagGATGAGGGGCAGACCCGGGGACTTGGTTCTGCTTGTAGAGCTATTCCTATCTCCCTCCTCCAGACCAACACAGGCATCCAGAAGAACCTGGAGCAGGAGATCATCCACTACAGCTTTAAAACTTCCTTCTTTGACATCTTTGTGAGTAGCCTTGGGGAgtctgggggcagagagggcagggggatGTGGCTCTTCAgctgtcttctcttcttcctgcaaCACACATCCTACTCTGATCAGGGAGACTTGGCTTCCATCTCATTGTTAAGCAGGTTCCTAAATGAGGCCCCAGCTTCAGAGAACCCGAAGTGGGAGGGGAGGACAAGACCACTGTCCAATAAGGTCACTTCCAAGTCCTCCACAAAGAAAACACTGACTCGGCCATTCTCTCCTGGGGCATGCACACCATGTGGAGGGATCCTGGTGGGGCAGGACTGGAGGGGAGGCCAGCCTCCAGCAGAGGTAGGACGATTGGCTTGTCTGTGATGgctccccctcccactccaccccctcGCCAGGTCCTGGCTTTCTTCCGCTTTTCCGGACTGCTCCTGGGCTATGCTGTGCTGCGGCTCCGGCACTGGTGGGTGATTGCGGTAAGATGCCACTTTCCTGGCAGTTCTCGGGCCCTGGCAGGGCTGGTGCAAGAGATGAGATGGAGGAGGACTCACTACCCAGCCTCTGTGTttgctctctcctttcttccctcccctgggcAGGTCACGACGCTGGTGTCCAGTGCATTCCTCATTGTCAAGGTCATCCTCTCTGAGGTCAGTGGCTCAGGGTCTGGCTGGTCTGGTGGGCATCTGGCCTGAGGGTTGGGCTTCTGCCCAGGAGAGAGTACTTCTCTGATTTTGGGTGTCTGTCCCTATTGTCAGGGTCAGGGTGAGAGGGAATCCTGACCTTAGATATTTCTAAGGACTCATCTTCACTGGTGTTCCCCACTTGCCCACTGCAACGCCCAAGAGCAGAAAGTTCCTCCTTCAGTCTAATCTCAGTTTATCCTGCTGCAGAATTCATTAATCTGTCCATCTCAGAGGCATGTGCCACAGAGTGTCCCTAAGCAGCTGGTACCAGGAGTTGGGTGTATGCCAGAGTTCGTAGCCCCAGGGTGGGACTTTGGGTTTGGGGTGACCCCCTGCCTTGGAGCTCAGCCCCCTTCCTCCACAGCTGCTCAGCAAAGGGGCATTTGGCTACTTGCTTCCCATCGTCTCCTTTGTCCTCGCCTGGTTGGAGACCTGGTTCCTTGACTTCAAAGTCCTACCCCAGGAAGCCGAGGAGGAGCGATGTGAGTGCTGGGGGGTGAGGGGATACAGTAAGGGTCAAGAGAGGAGAGTTTCAGGCATGAGAGCGAGTTCTGAGCTGTCTTGCCAACTCTGCCTCCAAGAGCCTTAGGGTGAACCTGGGCCGGGGACCCCGGCTGCTAAGGCACAACTGTGCTTGTTTGGGGACACTGGCTGCCTGTGTCTGCTCCCCCAGGGTATCTTGCTGCCCAGGCTGCAGTTGCCCGAGGACCCCTGCTCTTCTCCAGTGCTCTGTCCGAGGGCCAGTTCTATTCACCCCCAGAATCCTTTGCAGGTgagggctggtgggtgggggaacTGCCTTCAAGGAGGGGCTTTATGAGGAGTCGGTTGGCTGGGtctgttctttttattccttctatCAGCTCCCTGGGGAGAGCGAGCagccctctcccacacacacttTTATCCCCCCACATCACTGCTCTTGTATCCGCACCCCACTGCCTCCCCgcactctctccccacctcttcccattGTCATCTGTGCTGGTTTTCTGCAGGGTCTGATAACGAATCAGATGAAGAAGTTGTTGGGAAGAAAAGCTTCTCTGCCCAGGTATTTGGCTGTCTGTCTCCACCCCGGGTGGGCATCCCAGAGAGGGGCCAGTGCTGGGCTCTGCCCAGGTGGTCAGGGGCTTCCCAGCAGAGGGTAGACGTTAGGCAGCCTGAAGGCCAGTCTGTCCATCTGAGTGTCTGCCCTGCTGTCGGTCAGGCCCACTGGTCTGCttcctgcctggggcccaggtAGGGGTGGCGGGAGCAGCTACAGTCCCAGGAACCCTGTAGGGCCCAGCAGACCAGCCGAGACCCCACATCTGGCTGCGTCAGGCTTCCTTAAGAGATGTGTGGAGTGTCTAGAGCAAGACTGGGCCATGACCAGCTAGGGTGCAGATCCCAGGCTGAGCCTTTCCTGCCTCCCATCCCTGGCCAGGAGCGGGAGTACATCCATCAGGGGAAGGAGGCCATGGCAGTGGTGGACCAGATCTTGGCCCAGGAGGAGAACTGGAAGTTTGAGAAGAATAATGTAAGCGACCtcttcctgcctgccctgcccacatGTGCTGAGAGTTGTCTTGTGGGGAGTTTTCGCTCCCTTTTCTGAGGCCTGAGAAACAAGCCCAAGAACTGCGTGGGTTGGAACCATATTCCTGccccaggagaggaggctggatcCTGGGGTCGGCCACTTGGCTGGACTGGATTGGATGTTtccactgcccctcctcctgcttccactctctgccccccccccacctccctgttgCTCTGCTCCCTGGGTTCCAGCTTCAAAGGGGAAGCCAGGCTTCTGCCCTGTGTCCGGTGTTTTGTTTCATGATCAAAACAATATTATCTAAAAGGATGGCAGAGAGCTTGGAAAATAGAGGGAAGACATCCTCGTTGCTGTCTCTGGCCAGTCCCTCTGGCAGCCCTTGTCGGCCTGGAGACGCGGTCCTTCGTGGCTGCAGCCACAGCTGTGCTTTTGCCTTTTAACTTGATATCAAAAGCCTTTCTCTCCTCATTGCAGGACATTTGTCAGAACCACTATTTTTCAATGGCTGCTCACATATCCCCAAACTACTGGAGTTTTCTCCCCTGAGCCGTTAGAATCCTGTCCTACCTGTCACCCATTCCTGTCCCCCAGGCCCccgccctgctctgccctccactCACCTCCCTGTCACCCTTGTGACCCTGACACAGGAATATGGGGACACTGTGTACACCATCGAGGTTCCCTTTCATGGCAAGACCTTCATCCTGAAGGTGAGTGAGGGAAGCGGTGTCCAGGAACCTCCTGCTCTGTCTGGGACTCTAggcgggggccgggggtggggcacCCTCCAGCAGGTTTCTCCCATCTGGAGGGAAGGGCTGGTGTGCCTGAGTACATCTGGCACCACCCTGCCCCAgaccttcctgccctgccccgcgGAGCTGGTGTACCAGGAGGTGATCCTGCAGCCCGAGAGGATGGTGCTGTGGAACAAGACGGTGACCGCCTGCCAGGTGAGCCGAGCcagggggcctggcctggccacccctcagggcagaggcagagcaaCGTGCTGGATCAGGGTACAGTCATAATCCAGCGTGATCACTTACCCCCAGGGGACCTGGTCACCTCATTGGACTGCTCcgtgcctcagcttccccatctgtggaatggggataGTGGTAATAGTGCCTCCTGGAGAGGGTTGGGAAACTGGAAAGAGGGAGTGCTCAGAGCGCCTGGCCCAGTACCCATGAATGGGAACGGCTCTTAGTTCAGGGGACTGAGCAGAAAGCAGGCTGGCCTGGAGGTTTCCTGAGGAGCTGGGACCCTTCTCTGGGGTTTTCCTGGGGTGGCTGCACCTCACGTCTGCCCTGGCGCCCACAGATCCTGCAGCGAGTAGAAGACAACACCCTCATCTCCTACGATGTGTCTTCAGGGGCTGCAGGCGGTGTGGTCTCCCCCAGGTGAGTGCCCACCAAGTGCCCTCCTCCCTCGGGCAGGCCGGCTGTCCTTGGACCTTGGTCTTGGCACCCCCTGATCTAACCCTCCCTCCCCTAGGGACTTCGTGAACGTCCGACGCATCGAGCGGCGCAGAGACCGATACCTGTCATCGGGCATCGCCACCACCCACTGTGCCAAGCCCCCGACACATAAATACGTCAGGTGAGCCCCGCCTTGCCTGGGGTCCTCTGAGCTGGCCCCTCCCCTGGTGGCTGTGGGGACAGAGCAAGGTCAGTGTGTACAGCTGGGCATTTTGTCCTGCCAAGGCCACCTCCCTGTCCTCTGTCTCACTGGGCTTTGCCCCTCCAGCCCCTAATCCTGCTTATCTGCTGGAGTCTGCGGAATAGCAGCTAGAGCCTCCACCAGGCTGGAGGGCAGCTCTAGGGAAGACTGTGGATGGTGGTAAATAGGGACCAGCccggggaagggggctgggagccaggaccTGAGCAGGAGGGTGTGCTTTCGGAGCTTCACCTTCTGGCCCTTTCACCCCCTTCTCCCTGTGCCGTGGCCTTGCCTTTTCCCAGAGTGCTCACTCAGAAGTCCCTCTCAGTGAGAAGAGGCGTCAGTTTTCCTGCTGGTTATTCCAGCAGTTTCCAGTTCCCCTGCTGTCTAATCCTACGCTGCCGGGGGCCTCCTCCCGGATACCCCACTCTTTCCCTTCGGTCCTGGGGTTCCACAGAGAGCAGTGTTCTTTGAGTGTGGGCCTAGGGGCTCTGGTCTCCCCATGAGCACAGACTTGCTGGGTGATGGACAAGTTCATTTCCTTTCTGAGTACCAACTTCCTTATCTACGGAGTCAGGGGCAAATTAAATGGAGATGGGATGTGAACCATACAGCGCAGGCCTTGATGCCTCCTGAGAAGGCGCCCCCTCCTGGAGCCCAGCAGCACTGCACTGCTCCCAGAGCTGGGCGAGAGTGATAAGCGCTCGCGCAGCCCACCCCTTCACAGCTAGAACAGACGTAGATTCCCTGGACAAAGTAGACGAGGGCTGGGAAGGTAGTAAGCTCCCTGCCACTGGGGGCTGTGTAAACATCAGCAGGCTGTTGTAGGAGGGTTTGAGCAGCACAtggcaggtggaggtggaggcTGTATCCTGTGGCCTCTGGGACACCTGTCCTGGGCCTTGCCCAGTCAGGGGAGGGGTTGCTAGACCAGCAACTCCCTTATCTCTTACACCGTAGCCTAAGATGGGCCAAGAATGGGGTAGGGTGATGGGGGTCAAGGGTTCTGCCTGGTTCCAAGATCCCCTCCATTGGTGCCTCTTTCCTCAGGGGCGAGAATGGTCCTGGGGGCTTCATCGTGCTCAAGCCGGCCAATAATCCTCGAGTCTGCACCTTCATCTGGATCCTTAATACAGATCTCAAGGTGGGGGTGCTAGGCCTGCGAGGCAGGCTTGGTGGAGTGGAAGGgactctgctgtgtgaccttgggcactcCCTCCCCTACTCTGTTTCCTTTCTTACTCTAAAATTGGGGTCAGGGTCCAAATGGTCTTCTCACCCTGCTTGCTGGTGGGCCTGTGCCTCCCCTTTCTTACCTCTGACTCCCAGGCCCCAAGGAAGGACATCTGGCCGCCAGCCTAGCCCCTCCCAGGTCTGTTTGTGTGGCTCATGCCAAGATCCGGCACGGCATGTTCTCCctgccaggggtggggagagggcggcCAGGCTGCATTCCAGAGCTGCACCTGGGTTCTGGCCCAGAGCACCCCTTGCTGGTGCCGGTTGTCAAAGAGGAGCCCCTGTGGAGGGCAAGCCTCCCTGGAACTGTTTCTTGCCTCCCCCAGGGCCGCCTGCCTCGGTACCTCATCCACCAGAGCCTCGCAGCCACCATGTTTGAATTTGCCTTTCACCTGCGGCAGCGCATTGGCGAGCTAGGCGCCCGGGCGTAAGCACGCCCCATCACCACCCTGCAGGCCAGGGGCCTGTCGCTACAGCCTCCAGAGCCAGAGAGGGGGCCGGTTGGGCCTCCTGCTGCCCACAGAGGACCCGGCCTCAAAcagtggggaggaagaagcttCCTCCACAGCAGGCAGCACCTTGGCCCCAAGGTGCCGCCCTTGACCACACGTCACTGTGCCTGGCAGCCATGGCTGTGAGCACGTGGAGGGCTCAAGCATCTGGACTCTGCCACTGAGGCGAGTGGGGTCTGTCCTGCCAACATTTGCATGGTGTCCctgcctcctggaggaggagatcCACTGTGCCCTACCTGGCCAGGGGCAGGGTCTGGAATGGAAGCCTCAGACTTTGTTGGGGAGGACCAGGGCCCTGGGTAGGACGGAGGTCTGGTCAGCCTTGTCACCAGCATGAAGGTGCAGGAGCCCCTTCATCTGCCTGCTCTCTCATCACAGTTTTTTAGGATTATTTAAAGGGTCTGGGACCTTTTTCCACTTGTACTTGCAGGAGTGCGGGTGGCAGGTtggggtgctgggtgctggcagCAAACCTGCCTCTCCCAGGTTCTTTCCAGGTTGCCTCCCCACCAGGGCCTCCTTGGGGACCTTTGTAATTTGAGCCAATTACAAACATGAACTCCAAAAAAGACAAAGCAgctcctccagcctggcctcttGAGGGAAGTCAAGGGCAGCACCTTGGAGCTCGGGGAGGAGCCACTGCTGCAACCAACACATCACACACCCTCTCACCCTCCCAGAGCCGAGGAGGATGGAGTCACTGGGGACCCAGTTCCTGGAACCCCCCTTCTCACAACTTTCCTGAATGGTTCAGCTGGGCAGATGACTGGTCAGAGAAAAGTTCCCCGCCTCCCTGCCAGGTCTCCTGTGAGGGAAGGTCAGGTCAAGGTCTCCAgcccaggatggggagggggagtagGGAGAGCCCCGGCAGTACCCACAGCAGGCCTTGGCTGCTCCTGGTGTCCCAAGGTCAGGGCGGGGACAGGGGTgtggaggggatggggcaggaggtggggcctggacTTCTGGGTCACTGACTCTGGAATCCCAGCCCCTGAGCTCCACTCACCTGCCCTCCTGTCCCACCACACTGGGGCCACCAGGATACTTGCCCTCTCTGCTTGCCTGCAGGCCTCCAGAGGAGGTAACTTGCTTAGagccatggggtgggggggggtgctgtGTTGTGGGGAGAGCCCCTCTCGGTCCTGGTTAGGCGTATGACCCTGGGCAAAtctacctctctgaacctccatcTCCTACTTTGTAAAAGCTGTTGTAAGATTAAAAGGTATCAAGAATCAGGTGTAGTGCCTCAGTGATCCCAGGCATGCAGCTCTGCCCCAGGTGGGGCCCATGGGCCTCACCACTAGGTTCTCATcgcagctcccagccctgcctctcaccCTGGTGCCCTGTACTCTGTCCACTCAGTGTCGCCCTCATTCCCCATCCCCAAGGGCCCACCACCCTGTGTGCCAGCTTCTTGCAGCACAAGTTGCTGCTCCTGGTGCTGGGCTGCCCAGGAGCCTTCCTACTGGCCGGGGGTGAGAGCCAGGCCCCTCCCACGTGGCACCTTGGAGCTGGCAGGACCCAGAGTTCTTCTGATAAGGCCATTGTGACCAGAAAGTGGgggaaatgaggcccagagagggacagaaGCTGATCCATAGTCACACTGCCTATTTGTGGCTGATATGGGGCTAGAGCCAGATCTGACTGCCACTCACTGGAGCCCCAGGATTCTCATCTCACCCCACTTGAGGTGTTGGTAGAGCTGGGGGCCACCTCCCACACCTGCTCCCTCGGCCCCGACTGGCCCGACTTGGGAGACTACTTCTTTGGCCACGGGCCatgcaaaaagaaaacatacctgGGAAAGGTTCGTGTCCAGAATCGCAGGTATAGAATTAGCTTCCAGTACCCCTGCTGGTGTAGTGGCAGTTGGGGACCAGGCCATCGGGTGCAGATGCCTGAGGACTTGGCAGCACTGTTCCTGCATTGAGGGGCACTGTCAGGGGATGTGCCCTCgagcccaggcagaggagagCAGTAGGGATGGGAGTTGACGGCCTGGTACAGAGCCCAGAGGGGGCCTTGGTTTCTGCTGTTTCCTGCTCTGTTTACAGACAGACCGCTGTCCTccctgggtgaggaggagggggtggggcagagggcaaGTGCCAAGGTTGCACGAGGCTGGGCATGTGCCTGGCTCCAGATAGTGTCTGAGGAGTGACAGACACCTGGAGGTGTCACTCTGAGGACCCCTGCTCCCACCAGACTATCTTGATCTCTTCAGGAGCTGACCTCTGACCTGGGGGCAGCCAGAGTCCAGGTACCCCAAGCCCCGCCCTGGGCCCAGAGTCCTCCATCAGTGAGTCTTGGCTCTGTTTATAGCATCTGACGCCAGAGGGGCTGAAAATagcccctggaggagggggaggagggggctatTTAAAGGACCTGGGAGGATCAGAGTCCAGA
The sequence above is a segment of the Camelus ferus isolate YT-003-E chromosome 16, BCGSAC_Cfer_1.0, whole genome shotgun sequence genome. Coding sequences within it:
- the STARD3 gene encoding stAR-related lipid transfer protein 3 isoform X1, which codes for MSKPSGELAHNLEHSLPAVASLGSSLSQSQSLSSHFLPPPPEKRRAISDVRRTFCLFVTFDLLFISLLWIIELNTNTGIQKNLEQEIIHYSFKTSFFDIFVLAFFRFSGLLLGYAVLRLRHWWVIAVTTLVSSAFLIVKVILSELLSKGAFGYLLPIVSFVLAWLETWFLDFKVLPQEAEEERWYLAAQAAVARGPLLFSSALSEGQFYSPPESFAGSDNESDEEVVGKKSFSAQEREYIHQGKEAMAVVDQILAQEENWKFEKNNEYGDTVYTIEVPFHGKTFILKTFLPCPAELVYQEVILQPERMVLWNKTVTACQILQRVEDNTLISYDVSSGAAGGVVSPRDFVNVRRIERRRDRYLSSGIATTHCAKPPTHKYVRGENGPGGFIVLKPANNPRVCTFIWILNTDLKGRLPRYLIHQSLAATMFEFAFHLRQRIGELGARA
- the STARD3 gene encoding stAR-related lipid transfer protein 3 isoform X2, which gives rise to MSKPSGELAHNLEHSLPAVASLGSSLSQSQSLSSHFLPPPPEKRRAISDVRRTFCLFVTFDLLFISLLWIIELNTNTGIQKNLEQEIIHYSFKTSFFDIFVLAFFRFSGLLLGYAVLRLRHWSRRWCPVHSSLSRSSSLSCSAKGHLATCFPSSPLSSPGWRPGSLTSKSYPRKPRRSDSAPPGYLAAQAAVARGPLLFSSALSEGQFYSPPESFAGSDNESDEEVVGKKSFSAQEREYIHQGKEAMAVVDQILAQEENWKFEKNNEYGDTVYTIEVPFHGKTFILKTFLPCPAELVYQEVILQPERMVLWNKTVTACQILQRVEDNTLISYDVSSGAAGGVVSPRDFVNVRRIERRRDRYLSSGIATTHCAKPPTHKYVRGENGPGGFIVLKPANNPRVCTFIWILNTDLKGRLPRYLIHQSLAATMFEFAFHLRQRIGELGARA